The Streptomyces hundungensis genome contains the following window.
CCGGGTTGTCGATCACCGGAAGGGTGGCGAAGGTGATGTTCTTGGCGTCGATCTTGCCGATGACCTGGGCGAGGTCGGTCAGCTTCTTGATACTCCCTATCCCCGAGTCGACCGTCAGCGCCTTGGTCGCGGCGTCGGCGAGCCCGTACATCTTGGTGGGGCTGCCCAGGGTGTCGTCCGACTTCATCTGCCGGATCATCGAGCCGATGAACTGCTGCTGCTGCTTGATGCGGTCGAGGTCGCTCTCGTTGCCGAAGCTGTGCCGGGTCCGTACGAAGGCCAGCGCCTGCTCGCCCTTGACGACGCTCTGACCGGCCGGGAGCTTCAGATGCGACTTCGGGTCGTCGACCGGCTTGGCCAGACAGACCTTGACGCCGCCGACCGCGGTGGACAGCTCCTTGACCGCGTTGAAGTCGGCCATCATGAAGTGGTCGACGGTGAGTCCGGTGAGCTGCTTGACGGTGCGCATCGTGCAGCCCGGGTCGCGGCCTTCCTGGCCCAGGCTCGTGTTGAAGCGCGCGTTCTTGGTGCCCGGGATGGTCTTGGTGGTGCCGTCCGGCTGCTTGGTCGGGCAGGCGGGGATGTCGGTGACCATGTCGCGGGGGATGGACATCGCGGTGGCGTTGGTGCGGTCCGCGGAGACGTGGAAGAGGATGTTGGTGTCCGCGTGGCCTTCGCTGCCGGCGTCGCCGTATCCCTCGTTGCCCTTGCCGGTGCGCTTGTCGGTGCCGATGACCAGGACGTTGAACGCCCCGTCGGGCACCGAGCTCTTGCTGCCGGCGTCGCCGACGTCGACGGTGTTGAGGTTGTCGTTGAAATGCTGGTAGAGCCAGTACGCGCCGCCCGCCCCCACCACGAGGACGAAGCCCATCACGCCGCCCGTCCACAGCAGCGCCTTCTTCTTGCGGGTGGCCTTCGGCTTGCGCTTGCGGCGGCCCTGCGCGTCGGGGGCCTCACCGGCGGGGGATTTGCCGGCCCGGCGGTTGCGCTGGCCCGGCACCTCGCGGCGCCCGGAACGTCCGGACTGCTCGGCGGTTCTGGTGGAGGTCGGATCCGCGGACGAGCGGTTCGGGCCGGGCTTCGACTGCGTTCCGGAAGGGCTCAGTCGCAATTCGTAAGTGCCGGTCTCCGGGTTGAGGACCCACTGGTCTGCGGGGTCGACTTCATCGGCCCGGCCACGGCTCTGCGCATCCACGGTCGCTTCTGTCCTCCGTCGGTGCCGAGTCGCTTCCCCCAAAGCGCTCAATCATTCGCTCCTGTAGTGCGGGGCACGCCTGCCGCTCGCACTGGATCGCGTCACACTATCTGGCCAGTTCGGCCGACAGCGACGGCCGTGACAAATTCCACGCCCTTTACAACCGGGCATTTGACCCCAATTCGATGACCCGCACGCGGAATTCACAGGCCCCCCACCCGCGCGCCGCCTAGCCGCACATGCCCGAGGCCGCATCCGTACCCGAGTAGACGGGCGGGGCCGAGGGGCTGGGCGTGGGGCCCGGATCGTCGGGCTTGCCGTCCCCGTCACGGTCCTTG
Protein-coding sequences here:
- a CDS encoding LCP family protein: MDAQSRGRADEVDPADQWVLNPETGTYELRLSPSGTQSKPGPNRSSADPTSTRTAEQSGRSGRREVPGQRNRRAGKSPAGEAPDAQGRRKRKPKATRKKKALLWTGGVMGFVLVVGAGGAYWLYQHFNDNLNTVDVGDAGSKSSVPDGAFNVLVIGTDKRTGKGNEGYGDAGSEGHADTNILFHVSADRTNATAMSIPRDMVTDIPACPTKQPDGTTKTIPGTKNARFNTSLGQEGRDPGCTMRTVKQLTGLTVDHFMMADFNAVKELSTAVGGVKVCLAKPVDDPKSHLKLPAGQSVVKGEQALAFVRTRHSFGNESDLDRIKQQQQFIGSMIRQMKSDDTLGSPTKMYGLADAATKALTVDSGIGSIKKLTDLAQVIGKIDAKNITFATLPVIDNPAEGKKHITVVPDPTKAEALFAMMRADTSLTEVKKKEADAKSSAAAEEAARLNGPRSKASEVRVTVLNGGAVAGSAGDMVTWLQNQQGVLKSSNGSNAPQKVPATVLAYAPNQADQARKLADLLGLSGAALKPGTKDAVGKEPMVLTLGPDFKQAGTPVAAPAKAPEGIQKVEADKSVCAK